Below is a window of Flavobacterium cyclinae DNA.
TTAGTTGATAAACCTACCGCAATTCCTTCGCCACCTTGCGCTAACAACAATGGGAATTTTACTGGTAAATGAACAGGTTCGTTTTTACGACCATCATAGCTCAATTGCCATTGGGTAACTTTTGGCGAGAACAATACATCGTGACCAAATTTTGAAATTCGCGCTTCGATGTAACGAGGTGCTGCGGCTCCGTCACCGGTCAAAATATTTCCCCAGTTTCCTTGACAATCAATCAACAAATCTTTTTGTCCAATATTTACCATAGCGTCACCAATACTCGCATCTCCGTGAGGGTGATACTGCATAGTGTGCCCAATGATATTCGCTACTTTATTGTAACGACCATCATCTAACTCTTTCATAGAGTGCATAATACGACGTTGTACGGGTTTGAAACCGTCTTCAATCGCAGGAACGGCACGCTCTAAAATTACATAGGAAGCGTAATCCAAGAACCAATCCTTGTACATTCCTGTAACTTTGGTAATGGTATCCTCTGGATTTTCGTTGTTTTCGTAAAAATGATGTCCCGTTGACACATGAATATCCTCAAAACCTTCTTCGTTTGAAAAATTGTCTTGATTCTCTAAATTGTCGTCCTCTGGGATGATGTTATCTTCTTCGTCTTTCATTTTTATGCTGAATTATTTTCAGTATATTATTTCTTAATTCAAAATTACTGCACACTAAAAACTGAATACTGGCAACTAATTTTTTTCCACTACATCCAACTCCACTTTCAAATTGTTGATGATAAAATCTTGTCGGTCTGGGGTATTTTTACCCATATAGAACTCTAACAAATTTTCAATCGTAGTGGCTTTATCTAACATGACTGGATCTAAACGAATGTCTTGCCCTATGAAATGCTTAAACTCATCTGGCGAAATTTCTCCTAATCCTTTGAATCGGGTGATTTCTGGTTTTGGTTTTAGCTTTTCGATAGCAGCTACTCGTTCATCTTCACTGTAACAGTAAATCGTTTCTTTTTTGTTTCGCACACGGAATAATGGCGTTTGTAATATATACAAATGGCCGTCTTTAATCAACTCTGGGAAAAACTGCAAGAAAAACGTAATCAATAACAAGCGAATGTGCATACCATCCACGTCGGCATCGGTTGCGATTACGATGTTGTTGTAACGCAAATCTTCCATCGATTCTTCAATGTCTAATGCGGCTTGCAATAAGTTGAATTCTTCGTTTTCGTACACGATTTTTTTCGTCATTCCGTAAGAGTTCAAAGGCTTTCCACGTAAACTAAAAACTGCTTGTGTATTTACATCGCGACTTTTGGTTATCGAACCCGAAGCCGAATCTCCCTCGGTAATAAAAAGCGTACTTTCTAAACTTCTAGGATTTTTAGCATCGGTTAAATGGACACGGCAATCACGTAATTTTTTATTGTGTAAACTTGCTTTTTTAGCACGTTCTTTAGCTAATTTACGAATTCCAGATAGTTCTTTACGTTCGCGTTCGGCTTGTAAAATTTTACGTAGTAACGCATCGGCTACTTCTGGATTTTTATGTAAGAAGTTATCTAAATTCGTTTTGATAAAATCATTTACGAACGTACGAACCGTTGGACCATTCGGACCGATATCAGTTGAACCTAATTTGGTTTTCGTTTGTGATTCGAATACGGGTTCCTCCACTTTTACAGAAACCGCAGAAACAATCGATTTACGAATATCGGAAGCTTCAAAAGGTTTGTTGTAAAACTCTTTGATGGTTTTTACAATCGCCTCACGGAAAGCGCCTAAATGCGTTCCTCCTTGCGTAGTATTTTGTCCGTTGACAAACGAATGGTATTCTTCTGAATATTGTGATTTACTGTGCGTAATAGCAACTTCGATATCATCACCTTCTAAATGAATGATAGGATATACCATATCTTCAGCCGAAATATTCTCTTCCAATAAATCTTTTAATCCGTAATCCGAAACGTATTTTTCACCATTGTAATAAATCGTTAATCCGCGATTTAAATAACAATAGTTTTTGAGCATTTTGATGATGTATTCGTTTCGGTATTTGTAGTTTTTGAAAATCGTATCATCAGCAACGAAAGAAACTTTGGTTCCTTTACGTTTTGTAGTTTCTTGAATATCTTCTTCCAGTGTCAAATTTCCGGCTGAGAATTCCGCTGCTTTTTGTTGGTTATCACGAACCGATTCTACTCGGAAGTAATTCGAAAGTGCATTTACAGCTTTTGTTCCGACACCATTTAAACCTACGGATTTTTTAAAGGCTTTGGAATCGTATTTTCCTCCTGTGTTCATTTTAGAAACTACATCAACCACTTTTCCTAATGGAATGCCTCGACCATAATCGCGAACGGTTACCAATTTATCTTTGATAGTCACTTCAATGGTTTTTCCGGCACCCATAACGAATTCATCGATACAGTTGTCCATTACTTCCTTTAACAGAATGTAAATACCATCATCAGGCGATGAACCGTCACCTAATTTTCCGATATACATACCCGGACGCATACGAATGTGCTCTTTCCAATCGAGCGAACGTATGTTGTCTTCGGTATATTGATTTTGCTCTAACATAGACAGATTTTGGATTTTTTGCAATATAGCATTTATCTCCAAAATTGAGAAACGAAAATCGGATAAGTTATTGACAAAATGCGGTTGACAAGAGCAAGTTCAAGAGCAAAAATCAAATTCAAGTTCAAGAACAAAAGAGAAAAGAAGAAAGACTTTTAACTACTTATAGTGCCTAAAAATCCCACTATCTGAAATTGTCCAAAGGGCCGCTTTTTGATTCGCTGCTTTTAGGGCTTGGTTTGCCCAAGAATTGCAGGTGTAAAATAGCGAATAACTTCCGTTGGCTTCGTAAAAAACATCGTGTTTTCCGTAAACGGCATTGGTTTCTATTTTTAGGAATTTACCTGATTTAGTTTGGAAAGATTCATTAATGAATGCAATCAACTTTTTATAATTTTCTAACGAAATTTGAATCTTTTTACAAGACTGGTTCTCTTTTAAATGTTTATAAAAAGTCACATGCATAGCCGATGTGCTCAAACCTGAAGCTGCTTTTACAGCTGTACTTACTTTTAAGTCAGCCCAAGTGGGAGTTTCTAAATAAAAACCTTTGTCGCCCCAGCCTAAAGCTACATATTGATACGTGGTATCTTTTGATTTCGTATGTTCAAATTTGAGTTGGGATGACCAATCGTGATGTTCATTTTTAATTGGCAAAACAATATCGGTATGCACACCGTTTGTTAGAATGTAAATTGGGATTTCTTCTTGATTTTGAGCCACATCATAATTTACAGAAACGAATGACAATAAAGTAACGATTAACAAATACGCAAATAATGATAAAATGAAAATCGCGAAATACTTTAGTAGTTTTTTAAGGATTTTCATTTTAATTATTTAAATAAATAA
It encodes the following:
- a CDS encoding DNA topoisomerase IV subunit B → MLEQNQYTEDNIRSLDWKEHIRMRPGMYIGKLGDGSSPDDGIYILLKEVMDNCIDEFVMGAGKTIEVTIKDKLVTVRDYGRGIPLGKVVDVVSKMNTGGKYDSKAFKKSVGLNGVGTKAVNALSNYFRVESVRDNQQKAAEFSAGNLTLEEDIQETTKRKGTKVSFVADDTIFKNYKYRNEYIIKMLKNYCYLNRGLTIYYNGEKYVSDYGLKDLLEENISAEDMVYPIIHLEGDDIEVAITHSKSQYSEEYHSFVNGQNTTQGGTHLGAFREAIVKTIKEFYNKPFEASDIRKSIVSAVSVKVEEPVFESQTKTKLGSTDIGPNGPTVRTFVNDFIKTNLDNFLHKNPEVADALLRKILQAERERKELSGIRKLAKERAKKASLHNKKLRDCRVHLTDAKNPRSLESTLFITEGDSASGSITKSRDVNTQAVFSLRGKPLNSYGMTKKIVYENEEFNLLQAALDIEESMEDLRYNNIVIATDADVDGMHIRLLLITFFLQFFPELIKDGHLYILQTPLFRVRNKKETIYCYSEDERVAAIEKLKPKPEITRFKGLGEISPDEFKHFIGQDIRLDPVMLDKATTIENLLEFYMGKNTPDRQDFIINNLKVELDVVEKN
- a CDS encoding TIGR02117 family protein codes for the protein MKILKKLLKYFAIFILSLFAYLLIVTLLSFVSVNYDVAQNQEEIPIYILTNGVHTDIVLPIKNEHHDWSSQLKFEHTKSKDTTYQYVALGWGDKGFYLETPTWADLKVSTAVKAASGLSTSAMHVTFYKHLKENQSCKKIQISLENYKKLIAFINESFQTKSGKFLKIETNAVYGKHDVFYEANGSYSLFYTCNSWANQALKAANQKAALWTISDSGIFRHYK